The following proteins are encoded in a genomic region of Cryptococcus neoformans var. neoformans JEC21 chromosome 2 sequence:
- a CDS encoding exonuclease, putative: MIRPRSLPLRYPNRSLPLFRFRNHLISRSILTDSSTALPTSSSSAPRSTASFYISNVFPIQLGRLDFRPSIASFLREEALLEHLHAIANDVKVHGFQVENWEVSRKDGGVFLHFSYIAPTEEQTSKEEEKVDEEKAARIGVESTPSSYTQNQPGRLFISPLEESAQKHGGWPSWLGNWWAQKKWHDDRKVPGHTLYSSRAEDGEDAAMDGDEGGLVKGSAGAVKGLQGAAGGGRVWVVKGKQWTEDMNRFPSNRLRVEFDGPDVSQEMLYTLFRPYGRLADIQPPTPVPAGSLRFASVSFSRLSPAAIAINALHGYSTPTNTADFTIRVLSSATDKPIPLSRLRLFYERPLKAHALRDWISSHPRLVLPVVAFLIGTLSYTFFDPIRAFFVRSKLEGVWDINEYSLIKTLRQKFVLPTSFGFLNSSTSETENSEEAIGKNAWADRIEAEKGVEQWLAEYPSTFITITGPPGSGKSSLVTRVLKQQDKPAMVIDCEEIAKAKNDAGLVSALADQTGYYPVFSFMSSLSGLIDLAAVGLIGQKAGFSTPVDQQLRQMLEIVGGALKDVSTHAQKSHQEAFQAQKDQVETDKMRQRKRQMIARGWHDGRLDCVAGNGLSELGVGDEPFEEQDWDSVPLAVPMGGNVAPIQGDTVLTSLTASTDKVESEKLELQTTASTELDVESETIKSLPIVVLKNFAQKTAKGDLWNVLAEWGASLVENKVAHVIVVTEGPTATKALTKALPAKPLNTVGLADADEVNALAYVRDKLRPHTAATTTTTASNSTSTANAGNESQKQGSDPKAYTLSPEDSAQIAKLGGRMVDLENLVYKVRTGSKIKDAVDDIILRNVVELRKAAFGDDSEDAKALQWTRAQAWKVVSELANKGEIPYNKMLQEFPFKGAEQSLKALEEHELVSVSYIDGRASMVKPGKPVFRYVFQALVNDPIFKSSCQIEYNNAIIAKSESDIKAYEQELMNLKNITTEGGSNAIGVSGGWLGLGGNSAIRDRGKWLLDKMGGLVDKVGKLEKENAEMVKVLSSGR, translated from the exons ATGATACGGCCCAGATCACTCCCTCTTCGGTACCCAAACCGCTCCTTACCTCTCTTCCGATTCCGCAACCACCTCATTTCCCGTTCCATTCTTACCGATTCATCCACTGCTTTGCCcacttcttcgtcatcagCTCCTCGAAGCACGGCATCATTCTACATCTCCAACGTCTTCCCTATTCAGCTGGGAAGATTGGATTTCAGGCCCAGTATTGCTTCTTTTCTTAGAGAAGAAGCGCTTCTCGAACATCTGCATGCCATTGCAAACGACGTTAAAGTCCATGGGTTCCAAGTTGAAAACTGGGAAGTCAGCAGGAAAGATGGGGGTGTGTTCTTACATTTTTCCTATATCGCTCCAACAGAGGAGCAGACTtcgaaggaagaagagaaggtagatgaggagaaagcTGCCAGGATCGGTGTGGAGTCGACGCCCTCGTCCTACACACAAAACCAGCCTGGTCGGTTATTCATATCTCCTCTAGAGGAATCAGCCCAGAAACATGGAGGATGGCCCAGCTGGTTAGGCAACTGGTGGGCGCAGAAAAAGTGGCATGACGATAGAAAAGTACCCGGTCATACACTATACTCATCAAGAgcggaggatggtgaagatgcagcgatggatggagatgaagggggTTTAGTAAAGGGAAGCGCAGGGGCCGTGAAGGGACTGCAAGGCGCTGCTGGGGGTGGAAGAGTATGGGTTGTAAAGGGCAAGCAATGGACAGAG GATATGAATCGCTTCCCATCAAACAGATTGAGAGTCGAGTTCGACGGGCCCGATGTCTCTCAGGAAATGCTATATACGCTCTTCCGA CCATACGGTCGTCTGGCAGATATCCAGCCCCCTACTCCTGTGCCAGCAGGCTCGCTGCGTTTCGCATCCGTTTCATTCTCGCGCCTCTCTCCTGCAGCTATAGCAATCAATGCT CTTCACGGATATTCAACGCCGACTAATACAGCAGATTTCACCATTCGCGTTCTCTCCTCGGCCACTGATAAACCTATCCCATTGAGCAGGCTTAGGTTATTCTACGAAAGGCCATTGAAGGCTCACGCCCTGAGAGACTGGATAAGTTCCCATCCCAGACTCGTTCTTCCAGTGGTTGCCTTTTTAATTGGTACCTTGAGTTACACT TTCTTTGATCCTATCAGGGCATTCTTTGTGCGATCTAAGCTTGAAGGTGTATGGGATATCAACGAATACTCTCTTATCAAAA CACTTCGTCAGAAGTTTGTACTCCCAACTTCATTCGgcttcctcaactcttcaaCTTCAGAAACAGAGAATTCAGAGGAAGCTATCGGCAAGAATGCATGGGCGGACAGGATTGAAGCAGAGAAGGGTGTGGAACAGTGGCTGGCAGAGTATCCTTCGACGTTCATAACCATAACCGGTCCACCTGGTAGCGGAAAATCAAGCCTTGTGACAAGAGTGTTGAAGCAGCAGGATAA GCCGGCGATGGTCATTGATTGTGAAGAGATTGCGAAAGCAAAGAACGATGCTGGTTTGGTCAGTGCCCTAGCAGACCAAACAG GTTATTACCCGGTCTTCTCATTCATGTCATCCCTTTCCGGACTCATCGACCTCGCCGCTGTCGGCCTTATCGGCCAAAAAGCAGGGTTCTCCACGCCTGTCGACCAACAACTTCGTCAAATGCTCGAAATCGTCGGTGGCGCTCTCAAAGACGTCTCCACCCATGCCCAAAAGTCTCATCAGGAAGCATTCCAGGCTCAAAAAGACCAAGTTGAGACTGATAAGATGAGGCAGAGAAAGAGACAGATGATCGCAAGAGGTTGGCACGATGGAAGACTGGATTGTGTAGCCGGTAATGGCTTGAGTGAATTGGGGGTCGGAGATGAACCGTTTGAGGAGCAAGATTGGGATAGCGTCCCGTTAGCGGTCCCTATGGGTGGAAATGTAGCTCCAATCCAGGGTGATACCGTCCTTACTTCCCTGACTGCCTCAACAGACAAGGTCGAATCTGAAAAACTCGAGCTGCAAACGACGGCATCCACAGAACTTGATGTCGAAAGCGAAACAATCAAGTCCCTCCCCATCGTTGTCCTCAAAAACTTTGCACAGAAGACTGCGAAAGGTGATCTATGGAATGTCCTTGCGGAATGGGGCGCGAGTCTGGTAGAGAACAAAGTGGCACATGTGATAGTTGTTACCGAAGGTCCAACGGCTACCAAGGCGCTGACAAAGGCGTTACCGGCCAAGCCGCTTAATACAGTAGGATTAGCAGATGCGGATGAGGTGAATGCCTTGGCATATGTAAGGGACAAACTTCGACCGCACACAGCTGCGACCACGACTACCACCGCCTCTAATTCAACTAGTACTGCGAACGCCGGCAATGAGTCTCAAAAACAGGGCTCGGATCCCAAAGCTTATACTCTTTCTCCAGAGGATAGCGCACAGATAGCCAAGTTGGGAGGTCGTATGGTCGACCTCGAAAATTTGGTGTACAAGGTTCGAACTGGAtcgaagatcaaggatGCGGTGGATGACATCATTCTGAGGAATGTGGTAGAGCTGAGAAAGGCGGCGTTTGGAGATGACAGTGAGGATGCAAAGGCGTTGCAGTGGACCAGAGCGCAGGCTTGGAAAGTTGTCTCTGAACTCGCTAACAAAGGAGAG ATACCGTATAACAAGATGCTTCAAGAATTCCCTTTCAAAGGCGCTGAACAGAGTTTGAAGGCGCTTGAAGAGCATGAGCTGGTGTCTGTGTCGTATATCGATGGACGTGCATCAATGGTCAAGCCTGGCAAACCCGTGTTTAGATACGTCTTCCAAGCACTCGTCAATG ATCCCATTTTCAAATCATCATGTCAAATCGAGTACAACAACGCCATCATCGCCAAATCCGAATCCGATATCAAAGCATATGAGCAAGAACTGATGAATCTCAAAAACATCACGACGGAGGGTGGCTCCAACGCGATTGGAGTTTCGGGCGGATGGCTGGGTTTGGGTGGAAACAG
- a CDS encoding proteasome subunit alpha type 1, putative, with amino-acid sequence MFRNSYDSDNTTFSPQGKLFQVEYALEAVKQGSAAIGLRSNTHAVLLTLKRSTGELATYQKKLIRIDDHVGVAIAGLTSDARVLSNYMRQRAMQSRMTYGRATPVARLVQSIADRAQTNTQEYGRRPYGVGFLVIGKDETGPHLFEFSPAGTAFEYYAHSIGARSQSAKTYLEKNYHLFPNASLEELINHGLSALHDTLQQDKHLSSLNTSIAIIGPAEGQGVEDVSKSAAAQRGGFRVWENEGVEGILRGWRRSRGEPEEGPEAEGESQAEASAEGQNEGGAGQQEGQLPAEDVTMQE; translated from the exons ATGTTCAGAAACTCGTACGACTCGGATAACActaccttctccccccAGGGAAAGCTTTTTCAAGTAGAGTACGCTCTCGAAGCCGTCAAACAGGGTTCAGCAGCCATCGGCCTCAGGTCCAACACCCACGCCGTCTTGCTTACTCTCAAG CGATCAACTGGCGAGCTTGCGACATATCAGAAGAAGCTCATCAGGATTGACGATCACGTTGGTGTCGCCATTGCTGGTTTGACCAGCGATGCTCGTGTCTTGAG CAATTATATGCGACAAAGGGCTATGCAATCTAGGATGACATACGGTCGCGCCACGCCTGTCGCTCGTCTCGTCCAAAGTATCGCCGACCGCGCTCAAACAAACACTCAAGAGTATGGGCGAAGACCGTACGGCGTTGGATTCCTTGTTATCGGAAAGGAC GAAACCGGCCCTCACCTCTTTGAATTCTCCCCAGCCGGCACGGCTTTTGAATACTATGCGCACTCCATCGGTGCCCGCTCCCAATCGGCAAAGACATACCTTGAAAAAAACTATCATCTGTTCCCCAATGCCTCACTTGAAGAGTTGATCAACCATGGTCTTTCGGCTTTGCATGATACCCTTCAACAGGACAAAcatctctcctctttgAATACTTCTATAGCCATTATCGGTCCTGCCGAGGGACAAGGAGTGGAGGATGTGAGCAAATCAGCAGCGGCACAGAGAGGTGGATTTAGGGTGTGGGAGAATGAAGGTGTGGAAGGGATtttgagaggatggaggaggagtagGGGGGAGCCAGAGGAGGGGCCAGAGGCTGAAGGCGAGTCTCAAGCTGAGGCTTCAGCTGAGGGCCAGAATGAAGGTGGGGCGGGACAGCAAGAGGGACAGCTCCCGGCGGAGGACGTGACGATGCAAGAGTGA
- a CDS encoding cytosolic large ribosomal subunit protein, putative, with protein sequence MRPLTEEETKAVFEKLANYIGKNLVHLIDRDEDDEYCFRLHKDRVYYLPLPMLHLATSVARPNLVSLGTCFGKFSKTGKFKLGIMCLDYLAKYAKYKVWIKPSGELPFLYGNHVAKAHLGRITEDTPEHQGVVVYNMSDVPLGFGVTARSTLDTRKLDPTGIIVFHQADVGEFLRDEDTMF encoded by the exons ATGAGGCCCTTaacagaggaagagacaaaGGCTGTGTTCGAAAAGCTCGCAAACTACATCGGAAAGAACCTCGTTCACCTCATCGACagggatgaggatgacgagtACTGCTTCCGTCTCCACAAAGACAG AGTGTACTATCTCCCCCTTCCCATGCTCCACTTGGCCACCTCTGTCGCCCGACCTAATCTCGTTTCTCTCGGTACATGTTTCGGTAAATTCTCAAAAACTGGCAAATTCAAGCTTGGTATAATGTGTTTGGACTATCTCGCCAAGTACGCAAAGTACAAG GTCTGGATTAAGCCTTCTGGAGaacttcctttcctctaCGGTAACCACGTCGCCAAAGCGCATTTGGGAAGGATAACGGAGGATACACCCGAACATCAGGGTGTGGTGGTGTACAACATGTCGGATGTGCCTTTA GGATTCGGAGTAACAGCCCGCTCAACACTCGATACACGTAAACTCGATCCGACGGGTATTATCGTCTTCCACCAAGCGGACGTTGGAGAGTTCTTGCGTGATGAGGATACCATGTTCTAA
- a CDS encoding dolichyl-diphosphooligosaccharide-protein glycotransferase, putative, which yields MRFTSLLAAVPFLSLVALAADPAHWSKLAAKSRDGVIKLDSKTYDDILALDREYSVTVLLTAIPAQYKCQPCQVFDPSYSQVADSWARLPKSQRDQHFFARLDFADGQAIYNQLGLTSAPTVMYHPPLAGPRRNNKLSVINYDLNRNGLSAPPLHSWVSGLTPSPFELHTPLNPWPFIFVPLSLIAIGVSAYSLRSILVPLIQSRIVWGTASIILILTFTSGYMWNKIKNAPYIAAGRDGKVQWIAAGYQNQLGLESQVVGAIYGLLAFSIVALSVLVPAQTSAVKQRVGVYLWLGMLVIVFSLLMKLFKMKNGGYPFSLLF from the exons ATGCGCTTTACATCGCTTCTCGCCGCTGTCCCTTTTCTCTCGTTGGTCGCCCTCGCAGCAGACCCGGCTCACTGGTCAAAACTCGCTGCCAAATCTCGTGACGGTGTCATCAAGCTTGACTCCAAGACCTACGATGATATCCTCGCTCTCGATAGGGAGTACAGTGTCACTGTATTGCTTACGGCTATCCCTGCTCAATACAAATGTCAACCATGCCA AGTGTTTGACCCGTCATACAGCCAGGTAGCCGATAGCTGGGCACGTCTTCCTAAATCCCAACGAGATCAACATTTCTTCGCCAGGCTGGACTTTGCAGATGGCCAGGCCATTTACAACCAGTTGGGTTTGACCTCTGCGCCTACGGTCATGTACCACCCTCCATTGGCCGGGCCTAGGAGGAACAACAAACTTTCCGTCATCAATTATGATTTGAACAGAAA TGGTCTGTCTGCCCCTCCTTTGCACTCTTGGGTTTCCGGTCTTACTCCCTCGCCTTTCGAGCTTCACACTCCTCTCAACCCTTggcccttcatcttcgtccccctctccctcatcGCTATCGGCGTCTCCGCTTACTCTTTGCGCTCCATCCTCGTTCCACTCATCCAATCCCGCATTGTGTGGGGCACCGCCTCGAtcatcttgatcttgactTTTACAAGTGGTTATATGTGGAATAAGATTAAAAATGCGCCTTATATTGCTGCaggaagggatgggaaggtcCAGTGGATTGCGGCGGGGTATCAAAATCAGTTGGGATTGGAATCTCAGGTTGTGGGTGCGATCT ACGGTCTCCTTGCATTCTCCATCGTCGCGCTCTCTGTCCTTGTCCCTGCTCAGACATCTGCCGTCAAGCAGCGTGTCGGGGTCTATCTGTGGCTCGGTATGCTCGTTATAGTGTTCAGCTTACTGATGAAGTTGttcaagatgaagaatggcgGTTACCCCTTCTCTTTGCTTTTCTAA
- a CDS encoding ER to Golgi transport-related protein, putative, translating to MPMLLDITRKLLARSDRVKSVDFHPTEPHVICGLYNGQVKIWDYETGTDVKAFEVTDVPVRCVRYIARKNWFVSGSDDFQLRVYNISTGEKITQFEAHPDYIRCLTVHPTLSLVLTGSDDMTIKCWDWDKGWRCVQIFEGHTHYIMALAINPKDPQTFASACLDHTVKVWSLGNSVPNFSLEAHEKGVNYVDYYHGGDKPYIVTTGDDRLVKIWDYHSKSCVQTLESHTANVSFAIFHPSLPIIVSGSEDGTVKIWHSATYRLENTLSYGLERAWCVAYKKSGNEVAVGFDEGAVVVKLGRDEPAVSMDTSGKIVYARNTEILTANLSTLSDSEPLEDGQRVPLPLRDLGTTEVYPQSLQHSPNGRFVTVCGDGEYIIYTSLAWRNKAFGNGSSFAWAGDSNTYAVQEGKAKIRVFRAFKERPNLLKSAGNWAVEGIHGGTLLAARGNGFVMFWDWETGSVVRRIEVDATSVSWSATGNFVVITAEDSFYVLSFNREAYDAKLDSGELIGDEGVEEAFEVIAEISETVKTSKWVGDCFVYTNSTNRLNYLIGDQSHTVNHFDQGIYLLGYLPSHNRIYVADKDMNIYTYALSVSVVEYQTAILRGDLDAAAEILPSIPQDQRNRIARFLEAQDLKELALSVSTDPDQRFDLAVSLDDLETALSLVRAADESAATPSGDAAGVGAGVSVNQAKWKVVGDKALAAWQMDLAKEAFQNANDLSSLLLLYTSLSDRTGLSSLAQVASQKGLNNLAFAAYLQLGDVAACIDLLVKTDRLAEAALFTRSYAPLTNETEKEWGATVKLWKEQLVKDGRGKVAEKVAEPGEDRELFD from the exons ATG CCCATGTTACTCGACATCACC AGGAAACTACTGGCCCGATCAGACAGGGTCAAGTCAGTAGACTTCCACCCTACAGAACCCCATGTCATCTGCGGTTTATA TAATGGTCAAGTCAAGATATGGGACTATGAGACAGGCACAGATGTCAAGGCTTTTGAAGTGACCGACGTCCCCGTCCGATGCGTCCGCTATATCGCCCGAAAGAACTGGTTCGTTTCTGGCTCTGACGATTTCCAACTCCGAGTATACAACATCTCTACCGGCGAGAAGATTACCCAATTCGAGGCGCACCCAGATTATATCAGATGTCTGACTGTTCACCCGACGTTGAGCTTGGTCTTGACTGGTAGTGACGATATGACTATCAAGTGCTGGGACTGGGACAAGGGATGGCGATGTGTTCAG ATATTTGAAGGGCACACCCACTACATTATGGCTCTCGCCATCAACCCAAAGGACCCTCAGACATTTGCGTCCGCCTGTTTGGACCATACCGTCAAGGTCTGGTCTCTTGGAAACTCGGTCCCCAACTTTTCTCTCGAGGCGCACGAAAAGGGTGTCAACTATGTCGACTACTACCATGGCGGTGATAAGCCCTATATCGTGACAACTGGTGATGACCG ACTTGTCAAGATTTGGGATTACCACTCTAAATCCTGCGTGCAAACCCTCGAATCACACACTGCCAACGTGTCGTTTGCCATCTTCCACCCATCACTGCCTATCATCGTCTCTGGTTCCGAAGACGGGACCGTCAAGATCTGGCACTCTGCTACTTATCGACTGGAGAACACTCTAAGTTATGGGCTTGAGAGGGCTTGGTGTGTGGCGTACAAGAAGAGCGGGAATGAAGTTGCTGTCGGTTTCGATGAAGGTGCTGTTGTCGTCAAA CTCGGTCGAGATGAACCCGCCGTATCAATGGACACTTCTGGCAAAATCGTTTACGCTCGCAACACTGAAATCCTCACTGCCAACCTCTCCACTCTCTCCGACAGTGAACCCCTCGAAGACGGACAACGTGTCCCCCTCCCACTCCGTGACCTCGGCACCACCGAAGTCTACCCCCAATCTCTCCAACACAGCCCCAACGGCCGATTCGTCACTGTCTGCGGCGATGGCGAGTACATCATTTACACTTCCCTTGCGTGGAGGAACAAGGCGTTTGGGAATGGATCGAGCTTTGCTTGGGCGGGCGACTCGAATACCTATGCTGTGCAAGAAGGCAAGGCTAAGATCCGTGTTTTCCGAGCGTTCAAGGAACGACCCAACCTCTTAAAATCGGCGGGCAATTGGGCTGTGGAAGGTATCCATGGCGGCACGTTGCTCGCAGCCCGTGGCAATGGGTTCGTCATGTTTTGGGACTGGGAGACTGGATCGGTCGTGAGAAGGATAGAGGTGGATGCTACTAGTGTGAGCTGGAGCGCGACGGGTAATTTCGTCGTTATCACTGCAGAGGACTCGTTCTACGTGCTCTCGTTCAATAGGGAGGCGTATGATGCCAAGTTGGATAGTGGAGAGTTgattggagatgaaggtgtggaAGAGGCGTTTGAAGTTATCGCCGAGATTAGCGAAAc GGTCAAGACATCTAAATGGGTCGGCGACTGCTTTGTCTACACTAACTCCACCAACCGCCTTAACTACCTGATCGGCGACCAATCCCACACTGTCAACCACTTTGATCAAGGCATCTACCTCCTTGGTTACCTGCCTTCCCACAACAGGATCTATGTCGCCGACAAGGACATGAACATCTATACCTACGCCCTCTCCGTCTCCGTCGTTGAATACCAAACCGCCATCTTGCGAGGCGACCTTGATGCAGCTGCAGAGATCTTGCCGTCCATTCCGCAAGATCAGCGAAACCGGATCGCGCGATTCTTGGAGGCGCAGGACCTGAAGGAACTAGCACTCTCAGTGTCGACGGATCCGGATCAGAGGTTTGATCTGGCTGTATCACTTGATGATCTCGAAACGGCGCTTTCACTCGTGCGCGCTGCCGACGAGTCTGCTGCTACTCCTTCCGGTGACGCCGCCGGTGTCGGTGCAGGCGTCAGTGTAAACCAAGCGAAATGGAAGGTTGTCGGCGACAAGGCCCTCGCCGCATGGCAAATGGACCTCGCAAAAGAAGCGTTCCAGAATGCCAACGacctctcatccctcttACTCCTCTACACCTCCCTCTCCGACCGAACCGGTCTCTCCTCCCTTGCCCAAGTCGCCTCCCAAAAGGGTCTTAACAATCTCGCTTTTGCAGCATACCTCCAGCTTGGCGACGTTGCCGCCTGCATCGACCTCTTGGTCAAGACTGATAGGCTGGCCGAAGCGGCATTGTTTACAAGAAGTTATGCGCCTTTGACAAATgagacggagaaggaatgggGAGCGACGGTCAAGCTTTGGAAGGAGCAGTTGgtaaaggatggaagagggaaagtgGCGGAGAAAGTGGCGGAGCCGGGGGAGGATAGAGAGTTGTTTGACTAA
- a CDS encoding small nucleolar ribonucleoprotein, putative: protein MSADQQPLDQPIHQAIIDLAQELEQKPWILASGGDESVAEKSLSAAKAIFDLGVSLEPISHPHLHPFLLSVLEPPSINLRSRSKSEQDEPETQEAPTPESVLPYTPLSVLTVDGFDPEQVWAQLELRAHGIVNAVKSIDDSNGDAEEDFEGNPGSDDSDEDMTLEEFREMLKEAGYDNVDSMPDEELIEMRNEMEGGEDAMSLEEFREMLKESGEDVDDMTEEELMERMDEFEGDESDDSEESGSGSDEDEDDDDEEGDEDELLASASEGENDEEVSVGDDEDEDEEDEDEDEEDEEEEEEIQVEDQGNSEDDDTSALFGSTAGPSKPRKGHHPTLDDDFFSIDEFNRLTEEAEAGRLTSGRLGGDEDDEEELGDVGALMLDGAGDDEEIGYADFFEPPRGAKQTKGKSNGKEKKGKGKSKSKVRFDDDEVMDEDEEMAHEEVEDDDEARGIMGRVKGDLFDSDDEEDREDQVLSTHEKRQKALAEEIAQLESEAVGPKEWTLLGEASSRTRPQNSLLEEDLDFEHVAKVVPVITEDSVATMEELIKQRILDNNFDSPVRVRAFEPTPFLPSRFFELQDTQSSKSLAQIYEEEYQAAASGEKVKDARDQKLQKAHEEIEGLWGEICYKLDALSSLNFVPKAPKASITTISDLPTTSMESALPPTAAASTMLAPQELFAAPSSTDLVARSELTSEEAQKLRNKHRKHKKAERKKLGEMEELYGKKRKSAREEKEEALKGLVKSGKGVTVIGKGAKEMEKGKKRGTEGEEQDGKRLKL from the exons ATGTCCGCCGATCAGCAACCGCTAGATCAGCCTATACATCAGGCGATTATTGACCTCGCGCAAGAACTGGAGCAGAAACCATGGATTCTGGCCTCTGGAGGCGACGAATCTGTCGCCGAGAAATCTCTTTCTGCCGCTAAAGCAATTTTCGACTTGG GCGTCTCACTTGAACCTATCTCAcaccctcatctccatcctttcctcctctccgtcCTCGAGCCTCCCTCAATTAACCTTCGTTCCAGATCCAAGTCCGAACAAGATGAACCAGAAACTCAAGAGGCACCTACTCCCGAGTCTGTCCTCCCCTATACACCTCTTTCAGTCCTTACTGTTGATGGATTTGACCCAGAGCAAGTCTGGGCTCAGCTCGAGCTGAGGGCTCATGGAATCGTCAACGCCGTCAAGTCAATCGATGATAGCAACGGtgatgctgaagaagattttGAGGGTAACCCAGGGTCTGATGATTCTGATGAAGATATGACGCTTGAGGAATTCCGGGAGATGCTCAAGGAAGCCGGATACGATAACGTTGACAGTATGCCGGACGAAGAGTTGATTGAGATGAGAAATGAAATGGAGGGTGGTGAAGATGCCATGAGCCTGGAGGAATTCAGAGAGATGCTGAAAGAGTCtggggaagatgtggaCGACATGACTGAGGAGGAACtgatggaaaggatggatgagTTTGAGGGTGATGAGAGCGATGATTCAGAAGAGAGCGGCAGCGGCAgtgacgaagatgaggatgatgatgatgaagagggagacGAGGACGAACTTTTAGCTTCCGCCTCTGAAGGCGAAAATGACGAAGAGGTTTCAGtcggtgatgatgaagatgaagatgaggaggacgaggacgaggatgaagaggatgaggaggaagaagaggagatccAAGTTGAGGACCAAGGCAActctgaagatgacgacACTTCTGCTCTCTTCGGTTCCACGGCCGGTCCCTCCAAACCTCGTAAGGGCCACCACCCGACTCTCGACGacgacttcttctccatcgaCGAGTTCAACCGTCTCACagaagaagccgaagcTGGCCGTTTGACTTCTGGTAGGTTGGgcggagatgaagatgatgaagaggaattgGGCGATGTGGGAGCTTTGATGTTGGATGGtgctggagatgatgagg AAATTGGCTATGCCGACTTTTTCGAACCTCCTCGAGGCGCCAAGCAAACAAAGGGAAAGAGTAACGgtaaagagaagaaaggcaagggcaagagtAAAAGCAAAGTCCGgtttgatgatgatgaagtaatggatgaggatgaagagatggctcacgaggaagtggaagatgatgatgaggcaAGAGGGATCATGGGCAGAGTTAAAGGTGATCTGTTTGacagtgatgatgaagaggatcgAGAAGATCAGG TTCTTTCCACACACGAAAAGCGTCAGAAAGCTCTCGCAGAAGAAATTGCCCAACTTGAATCAGAAGCTGTCGGACCCAAAGAATGGACTTTACTTGGTGAAGCTTCATCTCGTACTCGACCGCAGAATTCGTTGCTCGAGGAGGATCTCGACTTTGAGCATGTGGCCAAGGTTGTGCCTGTCATCACTGAAGACAGCGTCGCGACGATGGAGGAGCTCATCAAACAAAGGATCTTGGAC AACAACTTTGATTCCCCTGTTCGTGTTCGAGCATTCGAACCcactcctttccttccttctcgatTCTTTGAACTCCAAGATACGCAGTCTTCCAAATCCCTTGCTCAGATttacgaagaagaatatcAAGCCGCTGCGTCTGGGGAGAAGGTCAAGGATGCAAGAGACCAAAAGCTGCAAAAGGCTCatgaggagattgaaggGTTATGGGGCGAAATCTGCTACAAGCTCGACGCGTTGAGCAGCTTGAACTTTGTGCCCAAGGCG CCCAAGGCATCTATCACAACCATCTCGGATCTCCCTACAACCTCCATGGAATCCGCTCTGCCACCAACGGCCGCTGCTTCTACCATGCTTGCCCCTCAAGAACTCTTCGCAGCCCCTTCATCTACCGATCTCGTTGCTCGCTCAGAACTTACTTCTGAAGAAGCTCAGAAACTTCGAAACAAGCACCGCAAGCACAAGAAGGCAGAGCGAAAGAAGttgggagagatggaagagctctatgggaagaagaggaagagcgccagggaggagaaggaggaggcgttGAAGGGGTTGGTGAAGAGTGGGAAGGGAGTGACTGTTATTGGAAAGGGTgcgaaggagatggaaaagggcaagaagagaggaacggaaggagaagaacagGACGGCAAGAGGTTGAAGCTGTGA